A portion of the Bactrocera neohumeralis isolate Rockhampton chromosome 2, APGP_CSIRO_Bneo_wtdbg2-racon-allhic-juicebox.fasta_v2, whole genome shotgun sequence genome contains these proteins:
- the LOC126750930 gene encoding uncharacterized protein LOC126750930 isoform X3, whose protein sequence is MFLQTGGGGKGIRPNQQHQQQQQQHHHQSHHQSHHQSHHPHAPQPQQPQPQQQQQQQPPSVHHGHQAPQQTHSHHPHHQSHQHSHQQHQQHQQQSQQQQQQQQQQQQQQPHHHPQLAYYPYQLSQPQPPPPPAQHPQAPNNATVTASQMAPSPPTQSNTAGGASSGSATQSHSMVGGGGAGSISVGGGSVNAGNSASATNIARQHAAAIAAAAAAANNGANMQHYATGTALMQPPATSTAFMTSNYLQQYQQQTAAVIAAAAAAAQYNNNAAVAAAAAANNHGGPGANTQAATTLYQQQQQQHHQALHHPQTALHTHYYHTGAGAAPTPPPHLHPHHHPQQHQLRGVLTAPPHQRQPQTAYLLPANAIFALPPGPLTAAPRTSLLAAGAHQQAGNAGGGMPVTPLLQSGARGAAGGPTAYITSPFCQPPLPMGAAGLTQPQPLLATPSAMTQQALQTYGHLAGAAVSNSSSTTSLTAGGGGLVAGSTVGSAVGGSGIGTGGTETVKPRKHAIPIIHPITHENILDPKPQKKSTAVEAKPPPIDIAAGTQETAASGSDKSITVSIAKTPTVTAIVMTKDPHNDGGATTAAVSVAVQSSTSKEKIDQQMQTDAVRDRDHSTGRRVSAYDASAADTSPATSQISGDEDTDNYVYGDLKAARGNDSNADSNETALYLNEDERQLDSCAEQTEMHATTIIHSVTGDDGEDSNYDDESTSLMLDIAENELENSELIDVYDEAQDIQQQHFTDNDIESRYALDRQEESDISAVTSATTLSGGEEDNNKSHFSFQSEQTSTMTVTVYPVQSGQRSEYAELQTADNDNLRSNTDTEFIPASMAKLQLKTSKSNTATTTGITSTPTMAGPTSAAGKSTTQKHSPNTSGASSSATSTPTHHSYTQPQQTQRQQYQKQQHTQQQQQPQRKTGTNTCTVANVQAGVGGGAGGSSSPSITQSNATVKVFQKKGRKASKREKKLNKQCEVNSQRANAATLSSSSNSSSSNNNNNNSISNNSDGGGTGTGGGVGFGGSSSSSSNNKSDSITDLHQVAERASPAPTTQQQPTKQQVAALLEAPGQQLQFLNSSSSACEDEEEMSTRLQMQLEQDAAGAANNVQDIRFGDFAEEKDPQSPASPTTNVAQQQQQQMQQSQPAEASSTQKDMPQAKTVSSKDTVDCMLNASTTTLLKQNSVQNTRVALKALNANKTNINTPASAPVSVVSPPKPLRYTIDELKALSKSSEARKPPMVSCQRGDCISQLFVSRQQHHHLTHHAHNMSSLALHQHLQQQQYQHMNFNESLELVSGKRGRSGQAKKHHDHQSGGGAMSGVLSVAAAGVSGAMVVGGLGGVMSAQQQRKVDFIRVQLSLKEEIKLSECENAWQPETLRSKSNNVSPSGANDDIDAVLKKVRGVLNKLTPDNFDVLLKSMTCITMNTQEKMQQVMLLIFEKTVSEPNFAPTYAKFCKVLFQSKTESKSLFSSLLINRIQHEFETNVNNADAKKLKLQPLVDKLEICEDSKERLELQAELEDQEYQFRRRAWGTVRFIGEMFKQQSLTNDRVFMCIESLLEHGSEEKLEYMCKLLTTVGHLLESADNANNARMDKIFRRIQDIIHKSRSNKSVAVSSHFKISSRVRFMMQDVMDLRARTWDHQLSQTQQQQMSQQQQQQQQQNTQKRTAIGAKQDDKMQSGIGGGGGGGNMYDKSNRLGNYGGSSSIGGNMGGGSGNQGNRHYFQKSQKSQQFMQQHEQQKLNIDPNKLKFTSDEVTQSTPKLGNSINYQWRSSGRQTAASGSSNTPATLLSLSTTNASNGSGFKRQTATLSGANATTMSPMANNPFQVLDRPEKMYEQSASEASSPQEPKDIQYALENLDLQDLSKNECQKLLNRLIEELLDASSSRSSNASNSWQQEAVNEWCQLNRRQQKSLLNYIFTDYLHLTTVKRAQRKACAAIFVHLMRTKVCEPQLFNVVYKELADELPDLQVDVPNLWTYVFEFIGPLLHEQLLHFTDIWLQQWSADEHFTKRFLHALITYFTTEFGATYTRELWNKVFKLDHGQQFMSDNAQWREFINTHGFQYIHDRTYKPPQQPATSTSTHPAAIVEQVMRIEYLLNAVNGCDLAIDYINTNVHINTHFIRSLTKFLCCDYATVMPTSTSELSSSTSRLRQLDTELFRHKCIPLLRRCLDGLETHELACLDAIVDALQQNYDAPTANQLICSVFDLIYDSEVIPKESFDKWYRAEQQSAAKEANVSNSNALYSAAVAGLATAASKASNNGGARLNEELHAYMEKLL, encoded by the exons ATGTTCCTTCAAACGGGAGGGGGTGGGAAGGGAATACGCCCAAATCAacagcatcagcagcagcagcaacaacatcaccACCAGTCGCATCATCAATCGCACCACCAGTCGCACCATCCACACGCGCCACAACCGCAGCAGCCGCAaccacaacagcagcaacaacaacaaccgccgTCCGTACATCACGGTCATCAAGCGCCCCAGCAAACGCATTCCCACCACCCTCACCATCAGTCACACCAGCATTCCCATCAACAGCAtcagcaacatcaacaacagtcgcagcagcagcaacaacagcaacagcagcagcagcaacagcaaccacATCATCATCCGCAGTTAGCCTACTATCCGTATCAATTAAGTCAACCACAGCCGCCACCACCCCCCGCCCAACATCCGCAAGCGCCCAATAATGCAACAGTCACGGCATCACAAATGGCCCCGTCACCACCCACACAGTCCAATACAGCTGGCGGTGCGTCGTCTGGGTCCGCAACTCAATCACACAGTATGGTGGGGGGCGGTGGTGCAGGTAGTATATCCGTCGGCGGCGGAAGTGTCAACGCTGGCAATAGTGCCAGCGCCACAAATATCGCCCGCCAACATGCGGCGGCTATCGCAGCGGCAGCTGCTGCCGCCAACAATGGCGCCAATATGCAACATTACGCGACTGGGACGGCGCTCATGCAACCGCCGGCGACGAGTACGGCATTCATGACCTCCAATTACTTGCAACAGTATCAGCAACAGACGGCGGCAGTAATCGCCGCTGCTGCAGCGGCTGCACAGTACAACAATAATGCCGCGGTAGCAGCAGCTGCAGCTGCAAATAATCATGGCGGACCAGGCGCCAATACACAAGCTGCTACCACGCtgtaccaacaacaacagcagcaacatcatCAAGCGCTTCATCATCCACAGACAGCGCTGCATACTCACTACTATCATACGGGCGCTGGCGCTGCACCAACGCCGCCACCACATCTACACCCACACCACCATCCACAACAACATCAGTTGCGTGGCGTACTAACAGCGCCACCACATCAACGACAGCCACAAACCGCATACTTGTTGCCagcaaatgcgatattcgccttgCCGCCGGGTCCACTAACGGCTGCGCCGCGTACGTCACTGCTTGCCGCCGGCGCACATCAACAGGCAGGCAATGCTGGCGGTGGGATGCCGGTCACTCCGCTGTTGCAATCTGGTGCACGTGGTGCAGCTGGCGGTCCAACCGCGTACATTACTTCACCATTTTGTCAACCGCCACTTCCGATGGGCGCAGCTGGGCTGACGCAACCCCAACCTTTGCTGGCGACACCGTCCGCCATGACACAGCAAGCATTACAAACCTATGGACATTTAGCCGGCGCGGCTGTTTCTAACTCATCGTCGACGACATCTCTGACTGCTGGCGGCGGCGGCCTCGTTGCTGGCAGTACAGTTGGCAGCGCGGTCGGCGGTAGTGGCATTGGGACTGGTGGCACAGAAACAGTCAAACCACGTAAACACGCTATACCCATAATACACCCTATCACACATGAGAATATATTGGACCCGAAGCCACAGAAAAAAAGTACTGCGGTAGAAGCCAAGCCGCCGCCCATTGACATAGCGGCCGGTACACAGGAGACCGCAGCCAGCGGCAGTGACAAGTCGATTACTGTTTCCATCGCAAAGACGCCAACAGTGACAGCCATTGTTATGACGAAGGATCCGCACAACGATGGCGGCGCCACTACAGCAGCGGTGAGTGTTGCGGTGCAAAGCTCTACGTCAAAGGAGAAGATCGATCAGCAAATGCAAACAGACGCGGTGCGTGATCGTGATCATAGCACAGGCAGACGTGTGAGCGCATACGATGCGTCTGCGGCCGACACCTCTCCGGCCACTTCCCAAATTTCCGGAGATGAGGATACTGACAATTATGTTTATGGCGACTTGAAGGCCGCTCGTGGCAACGATTCCAACGCCGATTCAAATGAGACAGCCTTGTATTTGAATGAGGACGAACGCCAGCTTGATTCGTGTGCAGAACAAACGGAAATGCACGCTACAACTATTATACACAGCGTGACCGGCGACGACGGTGAAGACAGCAATTACGATGATG agtCTACATCGCTGATGTTGGACATTGCAGAAAACGAGCTAGAAAATTCGGAATTAATAGATGTCTACGATGAGGCGCAAGACATACAACAGCAACATTTTACAGACAATGATATTGAGAGCAGGTACGCACTAGATCGACAAGAAGAATCGGATATTTCCGCTGTGACCTCTGCGACCACACTTAGTGGCGGCGAGGAGGACAACAACAAGTCTCATTTTAGTTTTCAGTCCGAGCAGACGTCTACAATGACGGTGACAGTTTATCCAGTACAGTCGGGTCAGCGCTCAGAATACGCAGAGCTTCAAA CTGCAGACAACGACAACTTGCGCTCGAACACAGATACGGAGTTTATACCTGCCAGCATGGCAAAGTTACAACTTAAGACTAGTAAATCAAATACTGCAACCACTACTGGCATCACTTCTACGCCAACCATGGCCGGCCCAACATCAGCTGCCGGTAAATCAACGACTCAAAAGCATTCGCCCAACACTTCAGGTGCATCCTCATCGGCTACATCGACACCCACACACCATTCATACACACAGCCACAACAAACACAACGACAACAGTATCAAAAACAACAGCAtacacagcaacagcaacaaccacaaagAAAAACTGGCACCAACACATGCACAGTGGCGAATGTACAAGCCGGTGTAGGCGGCGGTGCTGGCGGTAGTAGTAGTCCATCAATAACGCAGAGCAACGCTACAGTTAAGGTGTTCCAAAAGAAGGGTCGCAAGGCGTCGAAGCGCGAAAAGAAGCTCAATAAACAGTGTGAGGTTAATAGCCAACGCGCGAATGCAGCAACACTAAGCAGCagtagcaacagcagcagcagcaacaataacaataacaatagtatTAGTAATAATAGCGATGGTGGCGGTACCGGCACCGGCGGCGGCGTCGGCTTCGGTggcagtagcagcagcagcagcaacaacaaaa GTGACTCCATAACGGACCTACATCAAGTGGCCGAACGTGCTTCGCCTGCGcccacaacacaacaacaaccaacgaAACAGCAAGTTGCAGCGCTGCTAGAAGCACCCGGACAACAATTGCAATTCCTGAACAGCTCGTCGTCAGCATGCGAAGATGAGGAGGAAATGAGCACACGCCTGCAAATGCAGTTGGAACAAGATGCTGCTGGAGCAGCGAACAATGTACAAGACATTCGgttcggtgatttcgccgaggaGAAAGACCCACAGAGTCCGGCATCGCCAACAACAAATGTggcacagcaacagcaacaacaaatgcagcaATCACAACCTGCCGAAGCTAGTTCAACACAAAAAGATATGCCACAAGCTAAAACAGTTTCTTCGAAGGATACCGTCGACTGTATGCTAAATGCCAGCACGACAACGCTCTTGAAGCAGAACAGCGTACAGAATACACGTGTCGCCCTGAAAGCGCTAAACGCAAACAAAACGAATATCAACACACCAGCGAGCGCGCCAGTTAGCGTTGTTTCTCCGCCAAAGCCGCTTAGATACACAATAGATGAACTGAAGGCGCTCTCAAAGTCCAGCGAGGCGCGTAAGCCGCCAATGGTGTCGTGTCAGCGCGGCGATTGCATTTCTCAATTATTTGTTTCGCGTCAGCAACATCATCATTTGACACATCACGCACACAATATGTCCTCACTGGCGCTGCACCAGCatctgcagcagcagcaatatcaaCACATGAACTTCAATGAATCGCTGGAGTTGGTCAGCGGTAAGCGAGGACGCAGCGGCCAGGCGAAAAAACATCACGATCACCAATCGGGCGGGGGTGCTATGAGCGGTGTGCTTAGCGTGGCGGCCGCAGGCGTCAGCGGTGCTATGGTTGTGGGTGGCTTGGGCGGTGTTATGAGCGCTCAACAGCAGCGTAAAGTTGACTTTATACGCGTGCAGTTGTCGCTGAAGGAGGAGATAAAGCTGTCCGAGTGTGAGAATGCCTGGCAGCCGGAAACATTGCGCAGCAAATCGAATAACGTATCACCGTCGGGAGCCAATGATGACATTGATGCCGTGCTGAAGAAGGTACGTGGCGTGCTGAACAAGCTGACGCCAGACAACTTCGACGTACTGCTCAAATCGATGACCTGCATCACCATGAATACACAGGAAAAAATGCAACAA GTGATGCTGTTAATATTCGAAAAAACCGTTAGTGAACCAAATTTCGCGCCCACATACGCCAAATTCTGCAAAGTGCTTTTCCAAAGCAAAACCGAGAGCAAATCGCTCTTCTCGAGCCTACTGATCAACCGAATTCAACACGAATTCGAAACAAATGTGAACAATGCCGATGCAAAAAAGCTGAAATTGCAACCGCTAGTCGATAAGCTAGAGATTTGCGAAGATTCGAAAGAGCGGCTGGAACTACAGGCCGAACTGGAGGATCAAGAGTACCAATTTCGACGTCGTGCTTGGGGCACCGTACGTTTTATTGGTGAAATGTTTAAACAACAGTCACTAACCAATGATCGTGTGTTCATGTGCATCGAATCGCTACTGGAACACGGCTCCGAAGAGAAGCTAGAGTACATGTGTAAGTTGCTCACCACCGTTGGACATCTGCTGGAATCAGCCGATAATGCCAACAATGCGCGAATGGATAAAATCTTTCGCCGAATACAGGACATCATACATAAATCGCGCAGCAATAAGTCCGTCGCTGTGAGCAGCCATTTCAAGATTAGCAGTCGCGTGCGCTTCATGATGCAGGATGTCATGGACTTGCGCGCACGCACCTGGGATCATCAGCTGTCgcaaacacagcaacaacagatgtcacaacaacaacaacaacagcagcagcaaaacaCACAGAAGCGTACAGCGATTGGTGCCAAACAGGATGACAAAATGCAGAGCGGCATcggtggcggcggtggcggcggcaACATGTACGATAAAAGCAATCGGCTAGGGAACtacggcggcagcagcagcatcgGGGGTAACATGGGCGGTGGCAGCGGCAATCAGGGCAACCGACACTACTTTCAAAAATCACAAAAGTCACAGCAATTTATGCAACAGCATGAGCAACAGAAACTAAATATCGATCCGAACAAATTGAAATTCACCAGCGATGAGGTAACACAAAGCACACCGAAACTTGGCAACTCAATCAACTACCAATGGCGTTCGTCTGGACGCCAAACCGCGGCCAGCGGCAGCAGTAATACACCCGCAACATTGCTGAGCCtaagcacgacgaatgcgtcgAACGGCAGCGGTTTCAAGCGTCAAACCGCCACGTTAAGCGGCGCAAATGCAACGACAATGTCACCAATGGCCAACAATCCATTTCAGGTGCTCGATAGACCGGAAAAGATGTACGAGCAAAGCGCAAGTGAGGCATCATCACCGCAGGAACCGAAAGACATACAATACGCTTTGGAAAATCTGGATTTGCAGGACCTGAGTAAAAACGAATGCCAAAAACTGCTCAACCGGCTGATCGAGGAGCTATTGGATGCGAGCAGCAGTCGCAGCAGCAACGCCAGCAATAGTTGGCAACAAGAGGCGGTCAACGAGTGGTGCCAACTCAATCGCCGCCAACAGAAATCATTGCTCAACTATATATTCACCGACTATCTGCACTTGACAACCGTGAAGCGTGCGCAACGCAAAGCCTGCGCCGCCATCTTCGTGCATTTGATGCGCACCAAAGTGTGCGAACCGCAACTGTTCAATGTGGTCTACAAAGAGTTGGCCGACGAACTGCCCGATCTGCAGGTCGACGTGCCCAACCTCTGGACGTACGTATTCGAATTTATCGGTCCACTATTGCACGAACAACTTTTGCATTTCACTGACATTTGGCTGCAACAATGGTCGGCCGACGAACACTTCACGAAACGTTTCCTACATGCGCTCATCACCTACTTCACCACAGAATTTGGCGCCACTTACACGCGCGAACTCTGGAATAAGGTGTTCAAATTGGATCATGGCCAACAATTTATGAGCGATAATGCGCAATGGCGCGAATTCATCAACACGCATGGCTTTCAGTATATACACGATCGTACATACAAGCCACCGCAGCAGCCGGCTACGTCCACGTCGACACATCCCGCTGCCATAGTGGAGCAAGTGATGCGCATTGAGTATTTATTGAATGCGGTGAATGGCTGCGATCTAGCCATCGACTATATAAATACGAATgtgcacataaacacacacttTATACGCAGCCTTACGAAATTCCTCTGCTGTGATTATGCAACTGTGATGCCAACGTCGACTTCGGAACTAAGTAGTAGCACGAGCCGCTTACGGCAATTGGACACAGAACTGTTCCGACACAAGTGCATACCGTTGCTAAGACGTTGCCTAGACGGTCTCGAAACGCATGAGCTGGCCTGCCTTGACGCCATCGTTGACGCGCTGCAACAAAATTACGACGCACCAACTGCCAATCAGCTGATATGTAGTGTATTCGATTTGATTTACGACAGCGAAGTGATACCGAAAGAATCCTTCGACAAGTGGTATCGTGCCGAGCAGCAAAGTGCCGCTAAAGAAGCGAATGTGTCGAATAGCAACGCGCTGTACTCAGCGGCGGTAGCTGGTCTAGCGACAGCCGCCAGCAAAGCGAGCAACAATGGCGGTGCGCGGCTGAATGAAGAACTACACGCTTACATGGAGAAACTGCTCTAG